The Longimicrobium sp. genome includes a window with the following:
- a CDS encoding GMC family oxidoreductase, with protein MPQFQPYPSTPPTDAARTEYDAVVIGSGFGGAFAALELVEAGWRVLMVERGGWVERGPHNWAGDGAFTLTPFYAADSAYDVLGGRRAGRQNLCTCVGGPSVFYGGASFRFREGDFHPGREIVDDSGAAWPFGYAELEPFYTRAERLLGVSGEAGRDPTEPPRSAPYPQPPAPLSETSRRIGRAAESLGLHPFRIPLAINHAAEIGAVCRRCTTCDTFACAIGAKNDLATRVIPTLVARGMTLVTDTAAVRLLAEGDRVAAVECVDRKTGTRVAFRAGAFVLAAGALASPHLLLASGLERLNPGGSAVGRYLMRHCNAMTFGVFARRPNPADEHHKQLAIHDFYFGASEPGAPAGKLGNLQQVMGPAPGLLQYVLPKPLARIGAPAAAHLTGLLAIAEDQPRPGNRVRLHPAERDAFGLPRLVVEHRYTPRDLAARAFLVRKAKQVLRRAGARFAVTWPVSTFSHAVGTVRMGDDERTSALDPLCRFRGLENLYVTDGSVFPTSAGVNPSLTIAANALRVGRALARGVTADSLSSVDAGAA; from the coding sequence GTGCCGCAGTTCCAGCCGTACCCGAGCACGCCCCCCACAGACGCAGCCCGCACCGAGTACGACGCCGTGGTCATCGGCAGCGGCTTCGGCGGGGCGTTCGCGGCGCTGGAGCTGGTGGAGGCCGGCTGGCGCGTGCTGATGGTGGAGCGCGGCGGCTGGGTGGAGCGCGGGCCGCACAACTGGGCCGGCGACGGCGCGTTCACGCTCACCCCCTTCTACGCCGCCGACAGCGCCTACGACGTGCTGGGCGGCCGCCGCGCCGGGCGCCAGAACCTGTGCACCTGCGTGGGCGGCCCGTCGGTCTTCTACGGCGGCGCGAGCTTCCGCTTCCGCGAGGGCGACTTCCACCCCGGGCGCGAGATCGTGGACGACAGCGGCGCCGCCTGGCCGTTCGGCTACGCGGAGCTGGAGCCGTTCTACACCCGCGCCGAGCGGCTCCTGGGCGTCTCCGGCGAGGCCGGGCGCGACCCCACCGAGCCGCCGCGCAGCGCCCCCTATCCCCAGCCCCCCGCCCCGCTCAGCGAGACCTCGCGGCGGATCGGGCGCGCCGCCGAGTCGCTGGGGCTGCACCCGTTCCGCATCCCCCTGGCCATCAACCACGCGGCCGAGATCGGCGCCGTCTGCCGGCGCTGCACCACCTGCGACACCTTCGCCTGCGCCATCGGGGCGAAGAACGACCTGGCCACGCGCGTGATCCCCACCCTGGTCGCGCGCGGGATGACGCTCGTCACCGACACGGCGGCCGTGCGGCTCCTCGCCGAGGGCGACCGGGTGGCGGCGGTGGAGTGCGTCGACCGCAAGACGGGCACGCGGGTCGCCTTCCGCGCGGGCGCCTTCGTGCTCGCGGCGGGCGCGCTGGCGAGCCCGCACCTGCTGCTGGCGTCGGGGCTGGAGCGGCTGAACCCGGGTGGGAGCGCGGTCGGGCGCTACCTGATGCGGCACTGCAACGCGATGACCTTCGGCGTGTTCGCGCGCCGGCCGAACCCGGCCGACGAGCACCACAAGCAGCTCGCCATCCACGACTTCTACTTCGGCGCGAGCGAGCCCGGCGCGCCCGCGGGGAAGCTGGGGAACCTGCAGCAGGTGATGGGGCCCGCGCCGGGACTCCTCCAGTACGTGCTGCCGAAGCCGCTCGCCCGCATCGGCGCCCCCGCGGCCGCGCACCTCACCGGCCTGCTCGCCATCGCAGAGGACCAGCCGCGGCCGGGCAACCGTGTGCGCCTGCACCCGGCCGAGCGCGACGCCTTCGGCCTGCCGCGGCTGGTCGTGGAGCACCGCTACACGCCGCGGGACCTGGCGGCGCGCGCCTTCCTGGTCCGCAAGGCGAAGCAGGTGCTGCGGCGGGCCGGCGCGCGCTTCGCCGTCACCTGGCCCGTCTCCACCTTCTCCCACGCCGTGGGGACGGTGCGGATGGGCGACGACGAGCGGACGTCGGCCCTCGACCCGCTCTGCCGCTTCCGGGGGCTGGAGAACCTCTACGTGACCGACGGCAGCGTCTTCCCCACCTCCGCCGGGGTGAACCCGAGCCTGACCATCGCCGCCAACGCGCTGCGCGTGGGCCGGGCGCTCGCGCGGGGGGTCACGGCGGATTCGCTGTCGTCCGTGGACGCGGGGGCGGCCTGA
- a CDS encoding Gfo/Idh/MocA family oxidoreductase, with amino-acid sequence MAGDGLGIAFLGCGFATRIHAKRLKSHEGVSLFFASRDRAKAEEYGRRFGGAGAFGSYEEAVRDPRVGAVVVATPPSSHLDLTLAALEAGKHAVVEKPPFLRAADFDAVRAARDAAGRRVLVAENYFYKPLAESLREVIASGALGEVKIVTVNALKEQKVADWRGDPALSGPGALFEGGIHWINFMANLGLEVDGLQAFRPGSQAGPDRTMVVAFRYAGGAVGTLYYSWEIASALKGLHLSAVYGSEGTATFETNGVFVLVRGRRRRLRGPSADIAGYAGMWRDFVPALRENREPRFGFEAARRDLVLLEAAYRSLGRDLSVPGLRSL; translated from the coding sequence ATGGCGGGGGACGGACTGGGGATCGCCTTCCTGGGGTGCGGCTTCGCCACGCGCATCCACGCCAAGCGGCTGAAATCCCATGAGGGCGTCTCGCTCTTCTTCGCCAGCCGCGACCGGGCGAAGGCGGAGGAGTACGGTCGGCGCTTCGGCGGCGCGGGCGCGTTCGGCTCGTACGAGGAGGCGGTCCGCGACCCCCGCGTCGGCGCCGTCGTGGTCGCCACGCCGCCCAGCTCGCACCTCGACCTGACGCTCGCGGCGCTGGAGGCGGGGAAGCACGCGGTGGTGGAGAAGCCGCCCTTCCTGCGCGCGGCGGACTTCGACGCGGTGCGCGCGGCGCGCGACGCGGCGGGGCGGCGGGTGCTGGTGGCCGAGAACTACTTCTACAAGCCGCTCGCCGAGAGCCTGCGCGAGGTGATCGCCTCGGGCGCGCTCGGCGAGGTGAAGATCGTCACCGTCAACGCGCTCAAGGAGCAGAAGGTCGCCGACTGGCGGGGCGACCCCGCGCTCTCCGGCCCCGGCGCGCTCTTCGAGGGCGGGATCCACTGGATCAACTTCATGGCGAACCTGGGGCTGGAGGTCGACGGGCTCCAGGCCTTCCGCCCCGGCAGCCAGGCGGGGCCCGACCGCACGATGGTCGTCGCCTTCCGCTACGCCGGCGGCGCGGTGGGGACGCTGTACTACTCGTGGGAGATCGCCTCCGCGCTCAAGGGGCTGCACCTCTCGGCCGTCTACGGCTCGGAGGGGACGGCTACCTTCGAGACCAACGGCGTCTTCGTGCTGGTGCGCGGCCGCCGGAGGCGCCTGCGCGGGCCCTCGGCCGACATCGCCGGCTACGCGGGGATGTGGCGCGACTTCGTCCCCGCGCTCCGCGAGAACCGCGAGCCGCGCTTCGGCTTCGAGGCGGCCCGGCGCGACCTGGTGCTGCTGGAGGCCGCCTACCGCTCACTCGGCCGGGACCTCTCCGTCCCGGGCCTCCGATCCCTCTGA